From Oreochromis niloticus isolate F11D_XX linkage group LG1, O_niloticus_UMD_NMBU, whole genome shotgun sequence, a single genomic window includes:
- the fadd gene encoding FAS-associated death domain protein, whose product MSSLRFNSVLLEISNAMSADQLNEIKFLVQQEIGKRNLEKIGSGRELFQLFRERGKLAEDNTAFLSELLKEIKRQDLSDKIDNFNIQPEPDDGLSEEEKAKLKIATEVIAENLGKSWRKLGRKLGLSETKLESISKKHPTDLEETAVELLKEWGKSQGAEAQTKMLIDALRACQLNMTADKVEERLAT is encoded by the exons ATGAGCTCTTTACGGTTTAACAGCGTTTTGTTAGAGATTTCTAACGCCATGTCTGCTGATCAGCTGAATGAAATAAAGTTCCTGGTTCAACAAGAGATCGGGAAAAGAAATCTGGAAAAAATCGGCAGCGGTCGGGAactctttcagcttttcaggGAAAGAGGCAAACTGGCAGAAGATAACACGGCCTTTCTTTCAGAGCTTCTCAAAGAAATTAAGCGACAAGATCTCTCGGACAAGATAGACAACTTCAATATTCAGCCCGAACCTGACGATGGCCtgagtgaggaggagaaag caaaactgaaaattgCCACAGAGGTAATTGCAGAAAATCTTGGAAAGAGTTGGCGAAAACTAGGCCGCAAATTAGGTTTGAGTGAAACCAAGCTGGAGTCCATCTCTAAGAAGCATCCAACAGATCTAGAGGAGACAGCAGTGGAGCTGCTCAAGGAGTGGGGGAAGAGTCAAGGAGCTGAAGCCCAAACAAAGATGCTGATAGATGCTTTGAGAGCTTGCCAGTTGAATATGACTGCTGATAAAGTAGAGGAAAGACTAGCAACCTAG
- the LOC112847531 gene encoding uncharacterized protein LOC112847531, giving the protein MLNISAKDKGLYRDRLCPDAKRRYLEKIACIGNVDPYEIRKWSGNPDDLPPLSYPDIFAYLVCGVSAYTANQFKNYKSLEAHIQFTNSWVHDLSVYKPPRSEYVVVKTKVLHSQRMNETALQPWVIVSTNGRVEAAHCTCMAGVAETCTHVAALLFKVEATVRIRGTRTVTDEPAYWVLPGNMTRIQPEVAHSIDFSSAAAQKRELDEIINTPSASRGKRRRSQKRHIPIATLEDLPPLLDTLQKHSKAVTLCGVENYYTNYTTQSPTLPQSLACLHNRDAESLGLPDLQVHCLKFLTAAGVTEAQAEEIEAQTRSQHMTPAWFRWRAGRITASAMHAVLATSLDTPAHSVVNRVCYPEKTFSTVQTRWGVEHEEDARKAYKEIMASHHRNLQVRLCGFCVNNFPEVGASPDGLTICDCCGKGCLEIKCPFKQRMASIKEALAAQDKDFCLEVAANGLQLKQAHPYYCQVQTQIFVTGANHCDLVVWTQRDLAVIRIFPAVDFWKPRLKQAQDFFLKVCLPELVGKYFSKQRAALSSL; this is encoded by the exons ATGCTCAACATCAGCGCAAAAGACAAAGGGCTGTATCGCGACCGATTGTGCCCAGACGCCAAGAGACGGTACTTAGAAAAAATTGCGTGCATCGGCAATGTGGACCCATATGAAATAAGGAAGTGGAGTGGAAATCCAGACGACCTACCACCTTTGTCCTATCCGGATATCTTcgcataccttgtctgtggagtcagcgcatacacagcgAACCAatttaagaattataaatccctggaggcccacatccaattcacgaaCAGCTGGGTGCACGATTTGTCCGTTTATAAGCCTCCACGCAGCGAGTACGTTGTCGTTAAGACAAAG gtactgcactcacaaCGAATGAATGAAACTGCATTACAGCCATGGGTCATTGTGAGCACCAATGGGAGGGTCGAAGCTGCTCACTGCACATGTATGGCCGGAGTTGCAGAGACCTGCACCCATGTAGCTGCTCTTTTGTTTAAAGTCGAGGCTACAGTGCGTATCAGAGGCACCAGAACTGTAACAGACGAGCCAGCATATTGGGTGTTGCCCGGAAATATGACCAGGATACAGCCCGAGGTTGCACATAGTATTGACTTCTCCTCAGCAGCTGCCCAAAAACGTGAGCTTGATGAAATCATAAACACACCCTCTGCATCGAGAGGCAAAAGGAGGCGATCGCAAAAAAGGCACATTCCTATTGCAACGCTGGAGGATTTGCCACCATTACTGGATACGCTGCAGAAGCACAGCAAAGCAGTGACTTTGTGTGGAGTTGAAAACTATTACACCAACTACACTACACAGTCACCCACATTACCCCAATCCCTGGCGTGTTTACACAACAGAGACGCTGAGTCCCTTGGCCTTCCCGATCTTCAGGTGCACTGTCTAAAGTTTCTTACGGCAGCAGGTGTTACAGAGGCGCAGGCAGAAGAGATTGAAGCACAGACTAGATCGCAGCACATGACCCCTGCATGGTTTCGCTGGCGTGCAGGGAGAATCACAGCTTCGGCTATGCATGCTGTTTTGGCTACAAGTTTGGACACTCCAGCCCATAGTGTTGTGAATCGTGTGTGTTACCCAGAAAAGACCTTTTCTACTGTGCAAACAAGGTGGGGTGTCGAGCATGAAGAGGATGCAAGAAAGGCCTACAAAGAGATAATGGCATCGCATCACCGCAATCTGCAGGTGCGTTTATGTGGTTTCTGTGTGAACAATTTTCCGGAAGTAGGAGCATCTCCAGACGGACTGACAATATGTGACTGTTGTGGTAAGGGGTGCCTGGAGATAAAGTGTCCTTTTAAACAACGAATGGCCAGCATTAAGGAGGCTTTGGCTGCACAGGACAAAGACTTTTGCTTGGAGGTAGCTGCTAATGGTCTTCAGTTGAAGCAGGCGCACCCATACTACTGTCAGGTACAAACACAAATTTTTGTTACGGGCGCCAACCACTGTGACctcgttgtgtggacacagagagacctgGCTGTGATTCGCATCTTCCCTGCTGTGGATTTCTGGAAACCGCGCTTAAAGCAAGCACAGGACTTCTTCCTTAAAGTGTGCcttcctgaacttgttgggaaatacttctcGAAACAACGTGCTGCTCTAAGtagcctgtaa
- the LOC109199457 gene encoding uncharacterized protein LOC109199457, which produces QGQTKDCVCSEQGRAEINRLLEENRLLRAQLQKTELNETFLKDDTEKVRYYTGLHCYAVLMSLFSTVKDFLPISKKLTGFQMLLLTLMRLRLDLPVQHLCHLFDVSHKTLSSVFADTIDVLYAHVGALVHWPERHCLQATMPPQFTEAFGKRVSIIVDCFEIRTERPSNLKARAQTYSHYKGTHTIKYLIGITPHGAISFISRGWGGRASDKHITERCGILQKLLPGDVVLADRGFDIRDAVGMMCAEVKIPAFTKGYCQLDARDVEQTRAIAHLRIHVERVIGSLRNKFKMLHTTMPIRLLLSCEGEDTTLLDKIVKVCCVFVNMCPSVVVKPGPNDTCSC; this is translated from the coding sequence CAAGGGCAGACGAAGGATTGTGTGTGCAGtgaacagggcagagcagaaataaaccgGCTGTTGGAGGAGAACAGACTGCTTCGAGCACAGTTGCAAAAGACAGAGCTGAATGAAACTTTCTTAAAGGATGATACCGAAAAAGTAAGATATTACACAGGACTACATTGCTATGCTGTGTTAATGTCCCTCTTCAGCACTGTGAAAGATTTCCTGCCAATATCGAAGAAACTGACAGGTTTCCAAATGCTCTTACTCACACTAATGCGTCTGAGACTTGATCTTCCAGTCCAGCATCTTTGTCATCTATTCGATGTGTCCCACAAAACACTGTCTTCTGTCTTCGCCGATACCATTGATGTTTTGTATGCCCACGTAGGAGCACTGGTGCACTGGCCTGAGAGGCACTGTCTGCAGGCCACAATGCCTCCACAGTTTACTGAAGCTTTTGGAAAACGAGTATCCATCATTGTTGACTGTTTTGAGATTCGAACAGAAAGACCATCTAATTTAAAGGCACGCGCACAAACATACTCTCATTACAAGGGTACACACACCATAAAATACCTCATCGGGATTACACCCCATGGAGctatttctttcatttccagGGGATGGGGCGGTCGTGCATCAGATAAACACATCACAGAGAGATGTGGCATTCTTCAAAAGCTGTTACCAGGGGACGTAGTATTGGCTGACAGAGGCTTTGACATCAGAGATGCTGTAGGAATGATGTGTGCGGAGGTCAAGATTCCAGCTTTCACAAAAGGCTACTGTCAACTTGATGCAAGGGACGTTGAACAAACGAGAGCAATTGCCCACCTGAGAATTCATGTTGAGCGAGTAATAGGTAGTTTGCGCAACAAATTCAAAATGTTACACACTACAATGCCAATCCGATTACTCTTatcatgtgagggtgaagacaCAACACTTCTTGATAAGATCGtaaaggtttgctgtgtttttgttaatatgtgccccagtgttGTTGTCAAACCAGGGCCAAATGACACTTGCTCCTGTTGA